Genomic DNA from Marinobacter sp. LV10MA510-1:
CAGCGGCACAGAGCCGCCACCACGGTGGTTTTGCCGGCGTCAGATGTGGTGCCCTGAATCATCAGTGTGACCATAATCTACAACTCAACGCCCTTTTGGGCTTTGATGCCCTGATCTTTGAATGCGTGCTTCACTACGCCCATTTCAGTCACGGTATCGGCCAGGTCAATCAGTTCCTGCGGCGCGTTGCGGCCGGTAACCACGACGTGCTGCATCTCAGGCCGGCCTTGAAGATCGTCCAGTACCCGATCCAGATCAATGTATTCGTACTTCAGCGCAATATTCAGTTCATCCAGCAAAATCATGTCGTAGCTTTCGTCTTTCAGCATGACCGCAACAATTTCCCAGGCAGCTGTGGCAGAGGCCACATCCTGTTCCCGGTTTTGAGTTTCCCAAGTGTAGCCCTGCCCCATCACGTGATAATCGACGTTAGGCAGATTGCGGAAAAAGGCTTCTTCGCCGGTGCTGAAGGCGCCTTTGATAAACTGCACCACACCCACTTTCATGCCGTGGCCCAGGGCGCGGGCAACCATGCCAAAGCCGGAGCTGCTTTTGCCTTTACCCGGGCCCGTCAGCACCAGCAAGACACCTTGCTCTTTCTGGGCGCGGGCAATGCCTTCGTGCATCATTTTCTGCTTGGCCGCCATACGGCGGGCGTGGCGTTCGGGGTCTTTAGCGCGTTCACGCATTTAATGGTTCCTTCTCAGTTAACGGATGAAAGGGCTGGCCCAGGCCAGATTCACTAACGGCAGCGTGAGCGCGTCAGGATCCCCGATGTCTGGCAGTCATCGTTCGCCGCACGCACGGACGGATACGCCGCGGTGCCGCCCTTACGGGCAGAACCGAAAGCTTCCCGCTGTTGCGGATCCAACTGACCTGCCACCCAGTCCATCAACGGATGGTCAGGACGGGTGTGGCCGCTTCCGGGCAGGCCATGGTTGATAATATTGTTGGCGAAATCACTTAATAGCGGTTTCAGGGTGAAGATATCCACCTTCCAGAACCCACGTTTGGCTGCTAGCAGAGCGATCGCCTGCATATGCGTCTTGACGTGGACATTGTGACCCTCACCCAGAAAGTCATCCAGGCCAAGCCCGTGGCGATCCTGAAAATACACGTCATTAACCTCATCCCAAACGCTTGAGCGAATCACCTGCGGGCTGGTTATCTGCCAGCCCCAGAGGTTATCCAGAAAATCGCTGCCCATGGTGCGGGCACCGGCATAACCATGCTCCATTAACGGTGCCAGCCACTGCGGATTCAAATTGCGGGCGCGAAGTTCAACCTGCAACGCGCGCTGAAGTGAATCGACACGCGGGTTCTTTGGATCCTCATACTGCAAAACCCGATTTTCCGGCGGTTCACCCCGCAGATGCTCCACTGCGTTGGAGAGGCCGCCCTGAAAGTCGAAACCGTCGTCGTTATCAAGCAGGCCGTACAAATGGCTTGACCGGCCCAGATAGGTTTTGTCTACGGTAGGCTGCCTGTGTACCGGCGGCGCGCCCCGACTGCCCGGCCGCCAGCAGAACCCGGACATCGGCAACCCAGCGCGCGGCCACGCCATTGGTTGCAAGCGATTCAATGCCGCGCTCACGCAGGGCCACCGGTAATACCGACAGTGCCTGATCAAGGGCAGGCGCCAAATCAGGATGTTTTTGGGCAATCGTATTGGCGGCACCCGCCAGTGCGTAACGAGAGGCAAGGTCCAGCCATTCCAACTTGCTACCGTAAAGATCCCGGAAAAGCCCGGACGTGGTAAAAACCACATTGCGCCGCACCGGGTTATCGGTGCCCGGCCCGGCCGGCAGCCGCTCCAGGCCGTTAACAATACCCCGACTGTTCCAAACCGGCCGGATACCCATAAGTTTCAGACCGAAAGCGATCATCACGCCTTCGTCGCGCACCGTATCTGAAGCCCAGAGAACCAACGCATCACTTTCATCACGCTGTCGGGTACCGGTTTTTTCTGCCTTTGCGACCAGTTCCTCAGCCAGCGACCACGCAACTCGTGTTGGAATCAGGTCGTCCGACAAGGCATGGAAATTTCGCCCGGTGGGCAGAACCTCGGGGGTTCGTAACGGATCATTGCCTTGCCCTGGTGCCACAAAACGACCATTGAGCACATTCAGCCAGCTCTTGCGTTCCGCCGCCGGCGAACCGGCCAGCTTCTGTCGCCAATCCGGGTTTGGTTTACCGGAGTCGCCTGCCATTGAGGTCAGCATGGTATCCAACATCTCAGGGGTCCAGTCCTGACCAAACACGTGCAGGCCCAGGGGCATGTAATGCTCTTGTATGCTGGTCACATAATGCCCGGCTTCGTGAACCAGCAATTCCGGCGACAACTCATCGACCGAGACCTCGTCGGCCGCAAGACCCATTTCACTGGCAATTTCATGTTCGATATCTTCGGCGATATCCAGTTCGGCAATTTTTTCCCGAAGCAACGCCAGCGCTCGCTCCCGGGTGGGGCTGTCGGGTTCGGTGGCAGACTGCCAGGTCTCCACTAACTGCCTTACTTCAAGCAAATTGTCGTACAGTTCGGTGGCCGCCAGAGGCGGCGTCAAATGGCTGATCATCACGCCCAGTGCCCGGCGCTTAGCCTGTATGCCCTCGCCAACGCCGTCCACAATGTAGGGGTAGATCAGCGGCAAGTCGCCACCCAGAAGATCCGGATAATCGTCCTCGGTCAGGCCCGCACGCCGCCGTGGCAGAAACTCACGGGTGGAATGCCGCCCCACATACACCAGCGCATCGGCCTTATAGTGATCCCTCAGCCAATGATAGAAACCCACGTATTGATGCGTTGGCGGAAAGGTGGTGTTGGCGTGAAGCAGCTCTTCATTCACCTCCCAGCCTCTTGGCGGCTGTGGCCCAATAAAGATGTTCCCGAACCGCAGACCGGGGAAAATCAGGCGATCATTCACCACCATCGACCGCCCTGGCGCCTCACCCCAACCCTTCAATCCTGGAAGGTCAGTATCGGTTAGTGCCACTCGCAGAGCATTCAGCTCGTTCTTATGGCCGCCTTCTTTCAGCCGGCGGATCCATAATGTTTCGTAGTCATCAAGACGGGCCAGGGCTGTGGGTCGATTGGGATGCTTCACATTTTCGATCAAATGCCGAAGGTCCCTCACGCCCCGGTCCAAAATACCCAAGGCCAGGCCCTGTTCAGCAAGTTGATGGGCCTGTTCGAGACGTTCATGAAGATACCCGGTAGGACCATGAACCATTTCCTGCTGCACGACGCCGGGCAGAGACTGCAGATAACCCCGGTAAGTCTCCGCGCTCATTGATGGTACCTCACCGGCCATTTCCTGCAGCGCGCGCGGGTCATCCGGCAAGCTGACGCCACGCTGCTGAATCAGGTCGAGTAAGGCTTCCGGGCTGTCCGGCAGGGTGCCGGTGTTGTAACCCTCAGCTTGCAACCAGGTCAGCATTTCAAACAGTGAGGCCGGCACGTCCAGATTGTCCGCCCCTACATTCTGGCGCCCCGGGGGATGATTGTAGTAAAGGATCGCCACCCGCTTGTCAGCGTTCGCTTTGGTTTGCAGCACCTGCCAGCGGCTAAGACGGTCGGCCAGCGCTTGAACGCGGTTTGGCACCGGTTGTGTCAGCGTGAGTGCAACACCTGTCAGCGAATCAATCACCTCTGGCTCCGCCGTTGCCAGCACCATAGGCTGGCTGACGCCCTGAAGTTCCGGCATAGCCAGCTTGTAATGCACTTTGTCGGCGGGAATCCCGTCAACGGATAATTGCCACTGATTACGGGTTCGGGAAGCCAGCCTGAGCCCTTTGATCACCGGGACGTTGAGGCGAATGAGCTCCTGCGTTACCTGCAGACGGCCCTCGCCACCACCGATGGTAAAATCCTGCAGGCTGACAATGCCCGCCAGCGTCGCCGGCTGAATCGTTGCTTCCAGGGCGCTTAGGGCATCAAGGCTGGCACCGCCCCAGCGGGAGAGAATAGCGAAGCATTGCAGGTCCCGGGCTTTAAGGGCTGCACACATATCGTTCAGCAAATCCCGGTCGCCGGGCCGATCACCGCTATCAAGATCGAGAATCGCCACCACAGGGCCGTCTGCCAGCTCTAATCGGGACGCGTCAGCGTTGGCTTCACCGTTCTGATAATAGCGGATGCTGGCACGGGGTTCGGGCTTTTCATAATCCATATCATGACCCGCGCGGGCCAACAGCCAACGCATCAGACCATCAAGGTGCTGTGGCGTTCTGCCCTGATAGAAGGCCCTGCCCTCCAGCCAGGCGGCCTGGTCCGGAAATGCCGCCTGCCGGTCTGCCAAATCATCACTGGCGTCAACACCCGCCGCTGGCGCAGCCACCAGCATTCTGAGCCCGGCATCGTCCAGCGACGCCAATGGCTGGTGACCATTAATCTGCGATAGCCGAGAGATACGCCAATCACTGTTGATACCCAACACGGGCATCTGCCTTGCGGCGTCATCCGCAACTGCTTGCTCTATTAGCATTGCAAGACGGTTAACCTGGTCGCCAAATACCGCCGCCAACACCAGTGCATCTGCGCTCTCAAGCAGTTCAAACACGTGTTCATCGCTCTGGACGGCAAGCTGTGCCGGGGTTCGTAACACCACTTGATGACCAGGGTTTCGATCCAGAAAGCGATGGGCGCCTGCGGCCATTTCCGCCGCTGAACGCTCCGAAACAAACCCCATAACAGTGGCAGCCATCAGCGGCGGAGCCGAAACTGACATCGTCAGGGCGATCAAAAAAGTCTTCAAATATCGCATCAGCAGAAATCCTCATGCATGAGTTTTCTCCGAGGCGCTGGGAAACCTCAATGGCTGACCGCGAAAAACAGCAGCCACTAATGCGGGTGCCGATGGGAAATAACCGTGGAAGTAGCTACCAACCAGGCCCTTCTCGCAGAATACAGCTTCGCTGCCGGTACCCGCTTGTTTGTAGGTATGGGCGGCAGGCTTCCAGGAGGTTTCAAGGGTAGACCGGTGATAGGTGTGGCCCCGCAGTTCGCCTTCCTTTGCCGTCAGGCTGTGCATGCCCAAACCCTGTAAGCGCTTGGCCATGGCCGCGCGGCCCGGAATTAGTCCAAGCAGCGAATGCAGAGCCCCTTCTTTGTCTGCCAGCTCTTCTGCACACGCCATAAAACCACCACATTCGGCCAGTATCGGCTTGCCTGCGTGGTAAAAAGCACGAATGGAATCCATCATCGCGGTGTTGTTTGCCAACGTGTCGCCATGCAGCTCGGGATAGCCACCGGGAAGCCAGAGGGCGTCTGCCGGTGGTAACTGCGCATCGGCCAGGGGTGAGAAGTAATGCAACTCTGCGCCCATCGCTTCCAGCAGTTCTGTATTGGCGCGATAGATAAAGCTGAAAGCCAGATCGCGAGCGATGGCAATGCGCACACCTGCCAGCAACGCGTCTGGTTTTGAGCGCTCTGGCGCTGCGATGGCCACCGCTCTTGGCAACACATCGAGGCCCGCAGCTTTGAGCACTTCGGCCGCCTGATCAAGCTGTTGATCCAAACCTTCCAGCTCTGCCGCCTGCACCAGACCCAGATTCCGGTCCGGAATGCTCATGGCGTCATCCCGTGGAATAGCGCCCAGCAGGCTGATGCCATCCGGCAAGCGTTCTTTCAGCATGTCGCCATGGCGCGGGCTGCCAACTTTGTTGGCAATAACCTGGTACACAGACAGCTCAGCGTCAAAGCTTGCAAGACCCAGCACCAGGGCACCGAAGGTTTGCGCCATGCCGCTGGCGTCAATCACCGGTAGAGCCGGAATACCCAACAGCTTGGCCAGATCGGCACTGGACGGAGTGCCGTCAAACAGACCCATGGCGCCTTCAATTAAAATAAGGTCAGCATTTTGCGCGGCCTCTGCCACCCGCCAGCGGCACTCATCTTCACCGGTCATCCACGGATGAAGCTGGTACACCGGCTGGCCGGATGCTACTTCCAGCACCATCGGGTCCAGGTAATCAGGGCCGTGCTTGAACACCCGCACGTTGCGACCGGCATTGCGGTGCAGGCGCGCCAAAGCGGCTGTAACCAAGGATTTACCCTGCCCGGAGGCGGGTGCGGTAATCATTACTGCCGGTACGGTTATGGTCATTGGTCAGCCAGATTCAGAGTGTTGATTAAAAACTAACGGGTACGAATACGGGTGCACCATCTGCTTCGACGGTGATTAATTTCTGGTTGTAGAGCCGTTCAAGCGCTGCCGGCTCCAGCATATTCTTAGCAAGCCCCCAGCAGGCATCGCCGCTGGTATAAAGCAAAAGTACGTGAGTGCACCAGCGTGCCGCCAGATTCAGATCGTGCAGGCACATGAACACGGCTTTGCCAGCACCCGCCTGATCACGCAGCAGATTCATCACTTTTACCTGGTGGTGCAAATCCAGGTGGTTTGTGGGTTCGTCCAACAGCAGGATATCGGGGTTTTGGGTCATCAGGGTGGCGATGGCCACGCGCTGACGTTCGCCTCCGGATAGAGTGTTCAGCAAACGATCTGACAGGTGGTTCACGTCCAGCGTGGTCAAAGCCTGCTCCGCATGGCGCAGATCTTCACCCTGCTCACTGTCCCAGGGCGATAACCAGGGGTGGCGGCCAATCAGCGCGGTTTCCAGCACGGTCGCCGGAAAACTGTCCTGGCGTTCCTGAAACACCAGACCCAGTTGCCGGGCTATATCGCGACGTTTCAGTGCGGTGAGCGGGCTGTTGTTCAACTGAACCTGACCACTGCGGGCGGGCAATAATCCGGCCAGTGTGTGCAATAACGTGGTTTTGCCGGCGCCGTTGGGGCCAAGTACGCCCCAGATCTGGCCGGGCTCTATGCTCATGTTCAATGCAAAACCGTCAGGCCGGCCAGGTATGTTGATGACCAGATCGCGAGTGTTCAGAGTGCTCATCAGCGGCTCCGGTGCAACAGATACAGGAACGTGGGAACGCCCAGTAAAGCGGTGATTACGCCAACAGGGAGCTGCTCGGGAGCAATGACCGTTCGTGCCAGGGTGTCTGCCAACACCAATAAGGTGCCACCCGCCAATGCACTGGCAGGCAGAATAATGCGTTGGTCGTTACCCAGCACCAGCCGCAGCATGTGGGGCACAATTAAACCCACAAATCCGATACTGCCTGCGGTGGTGACCGCTGTTGCTGTCAACAAACTGGCCAGAACGTAAATCGTCCATTCAAGCGGTCGCACCGTCACGCCCAGCGCCGCGGCTTGCATGGGCCCACGCGCCAGCACGTTCAGGTTACGGGCCAAAGGCATAATCACTATCACCGATACCGCCAGCACCACCACCGCCGGCCAGGGCGAGCGGGCGTAGG
This window encodes:
- the cobO gene encoding cob(I)yrinic acid a,c-diamide adenosyltransferase, translated to MRERAKDPERHARRMAAKQKMMHEGIARAQKEQGVLLVLTGPGKGKSSSGFGMVARALGHGMKVGVVQFIKGAFSTGEEAFFRNLPNVDYHVMGQGYTWETQNREQDVASATAAWEIVAVMLKDESYDMILLDELNIALKYEYIDLDRVLDDLQGRPEMQHVVVTGRNAPQELIDLADTVTEMGVVKHAFKDQGIKAQKGVEL
- a CDS encoding cobaltochelatase subunit CobN — protein: MYGLLDNDDGFDFQGGLSNAVEHLRGEPPENRVLQYEDPKNPRVDSLQRALQVELRARNLNPQWLAPLMEHGYAGARTMGSDFLDNLWGWQITSPQVIRSSVWDEVNDVYFQDRHGLGLDDFLGEGHNVHVKTHMQAIALLAAKRGFWKVDIFTLKPLLSDFANNIINHGLPGSGHTRPDHPLMDWVAGQLDPQQREAFGSARKGGTAAYPSVRAANDDCQTSGILTRSRCR
- a CDS encoding cobaltochelatase subunit CobN, which codes for MRYLKTFLIALTMSVSAPPLMAATVMGFVSERSAAEMAAGAHRFLDRNPGHQVVLRTPAQLAVQSDEHVFELLESADALVLAAVFGDQVNRLAMLIEQAVADDAARQMPVLGINSDWRISRLSQINGHQPLASLDDAGLRMLVAAPAAGVDASDDLADRQAAFPDQAAWLEGRAFYQGRTPQHLDGLMRWLLARAGHDMDYEKPEPRASIRYYQNGEANADASRLELADGPVVAILDLDSGDRPGDRDLLNDMCAALKARDLQCFAILSRWGGASLDALSALEATIQPATLAGIVSLQDFTIGGGEGRLQVTQELIRLNVPVIKGLRLASRTRNQWQLSVDGIPADKVHYKLAMPELQGVSQPMVLATAEPEVIDSLTGVALTLTQPVPNRVQALADRLSRWQVLQTKANADKRVAILYYNHPPGRQNVGADNLDVPASLFEMLTWLQAEGYNTGTLPDSPEALLDLIQQRGVSLPDDPRALQEMAGEVPSMSAETYRGYLQSLPGVVQQEMVHGPTGYLHERLEQAHQLAEQGLALGILDRGVRDLRHLIENVKHPNRPTALARLDDYETLWIRRLKEGGHKNELNALRVALTDTDLPGLKGWGEAPGRSMVVNDRLIFPGLRFGNIFIGPQPPRGWEVNEELLHANTTFPPTHQYVGFYHWLRDHYKADALVYVGRHSTREFLPRRRAGLTEDDYPDLLGGDLPLIYPYIVDGVGEGIQAKRRALGVMISHLTPPLAATELYDNLLEVRQLVETWQSATEPDSPTRERALALLREKIAELDIAEDIEHEIASEMGLAADEVSVDELSPELLVHEAGHYVTSIQEHYMPLGLHVFGQDWTPEMLDTMLTSMAGDSGKPNPDWRQKLAGSPAAERKSWLNVLNGRFVAPGQGNDPLRTPEVLPTGRNFHALSDDLIPTRVAWSLAEELVAKAEKTGTRQRDESDALVLWASDTVRDEGVMIAFGLKLMGIRPVWNSRGIVNGLERLPAGPGTDNPVRRNVVFTTSGLFRDLYGSKLEWLDLASRYALAGAANTIAQKHPDLAPALDQALSVLPVALRERGIESLATNGVAARWVADVRVLLAAGQSGRAAGTQAAYRRQNLSGPVKPFVRPA
- a CDS encoding cobyrinate a,c-diamide synthase; translation: MTITVPAVMITAPASGQGKSLVTAALARLHRNAGRNVRVFKHGPDYLDPMVLEVASGQPVYQLHPWMTGEDECRWRVAEAAQNADLILIEGAMGLFDGTPSSADLAKLLGIPALPVIDASGMAQTFGALVLGLASFDAELSVYQVIANKVGSPRHGDMLKERLPDGISLLGAIPRDDAMSIPDRNLGLVQAAELEGLDQQLDQAAEVLKAAGLDVLPRAVAIAAPERSKPDALLAGVRIAIARDLAFSFIYRANTELLEAMGAELHYFSPLADAQLPPADALWLPGGYPELHGDTLANNTAMMDSIRAFYHAGKPILAECGGFMACAEELADKEGALHSLLGLIPGRAAMAKRLQGLGMHSLTAKEGELRGHTYHRSTLETSWKPAAHTYKQAGTGSEAVFCEKGLVGSYFHGYFPSAPALVAAVFRGQPLRFPSASEKTHA
- a CDS encoding ABC transporter ATP-binding protein is translated as MSTLNTRDLVINIPGRPDGFALNMSIEPGQIWGVLGPNGAGKTTLLHTLAGLLPARSGQVQLNNSPLTALKRRDIARQLGLVFQERQDSFPATVLETALIGRHPWLSPWDSEQGEDLRHAEQALTTLDVNHLSDRLLNTLSGGERQRVAIATLMTQNPDILLLDEPTNHLDLHHQVKVMNLLRDQAGAGKAVFMCLHDLNLAARWCTHVLLLYTSGDACWGLAKNMLEPAALERLYNQKLITVEADGAPVFVPVSF